From the Osmerus eperlanus chromosome 19, fOsmEpe2.1, whole genome shotgun sequence genome, one window contains:
- the LOC134039397 gene encoding uncharacterized protein LOC134039397 isoform X3 produces the protein MSSSGPPKRKCYMGQHQVIKKKSIVVPVEPLTPRRSRRLLETHALGDKLHGAKHKTHGMAVGQSFAVGESSLALDEEMLQVLDALEPSVERGEQGRPAPPVVSFHPPPLPENKEINQRMGLGDQAPLQPTGPGPGSHRPHSPAALPGAGESVCEGLGGRWRADCKGLAQRLLFSEDTEESDQSEKGCLKPMTTNCKDGLPLPTKKNNQKSSRSKGVKHRSRSSPLSTEKGDGPSVHADSPLDNSGNYILFSPTHLAAARERAELQRSLRNQSVSVLTPPTGLEANSLNDTVPQPGQNAAICAPGEQADRLQLSSWGLPRPVLERYHRHRLTHMFDWQAQCLMVGQVLQGRNLVYSAPTSAGKTLVAELLMLKRVLETRRKALFILPFVSVAKEKMHYLQSVFEEAGVRVEGYMGSTSAAGGFTSLDVAVCTIEKANSLVNRLIEEDSLDLLGMVVVDELHMVGDSGRGYLLELLLTKIRYIAQKQNASGSLSEGIQIVGMSATLPNLELLAGWLDAELYQTDYRPVPLQEWLKVGSNIYDSSLSLVRSFAPALAVKGDDDHIVSLCYETVREGHSVLLFCPSKIWCEKLSDGIAREFYNLKRTEGQGDGDLQAVCLDQGGLADVLAQLRRTPAGLDPMLQRTVPWGVAFHHAGLTFDERDVLEGAFRQGLVRVLAATSTLSSGVNLPARRVIIRTPTFNGRLLDPLTYKQMAGRAGRKGVDTMGESVLVCKEAERQKGVSLLQGSLQPISSCLVKREGEGVTTSMLRAILEIIVGGVASTPQDVRLYASCTLLAASLQPGQRPEGGAVGRKAKKGGRGRGPEANEGAIEACVDWLMENEFINIQKEGEEERYCPTLLGAATLSSSLSPPEALGIFADLQRAMKGFVLENDLHILYQITPVYAEWTTIDWYQFFCLWEQLPSSMKRVAELVGVQEGFLARSVSGKLVAKTERQHRQMAVHKRFFTTLVLQDLVNEEPLGAVATKYNCNRGQLQSLQQSASTYAGMVTVFCKRLGWHTLELLLSQYQTRLSFGVQRELVDLVRVSLLNAARARTLYDQGLCTVAQLARATLTEVEKALRKAVPFKSSKRAVDESEMEAAERRSLRCVWVSGGRALTEREAANEIVSEARLLLQQDLADLGVEWDPGTLPPEAGLDSDPDEDSHSSPETQQNHSKPQREDAKKEEKREGDRRGRGEMRRRDGKTEVEVGEREGANRPEKTEANRKGGETKMNEGGGAGGEKTKGEDAGRRDGQKLRAEEREEDQEQPRSTTGSSGREMGTEKKVGPTQRRVEMKVSEQAEEVESALSTSALPEGPIAIPTRPERSLTQELAELVFSPLPPPQPSPMPPPRFRAPISRVEEPPAVGCVSSGTLERTGPAQTATSPMQTGKGHQSRALRKVLHFIHSEAGQERGETDPVRTTSPLPLIPKHAPPTPATHLLPAPASPPLLDPVLPQRAAPSPASPPQPLSPAQPPAPPLSTVATRRRLEDEGTDDFSSPELYVREERRREEEEKEEAQEGEGFGDSFELDTQTELMIQQQENPQREVKAGDGGIERREGALGSAAEEEGEEERRVLERETRWPASGKTGRGGGYGDESAGEKEALRGSPSNGVHSDRDREVLGGSVTIGNGQPKLGISLTDSQMENFLNYSQEVLADGDGGVYEDDKEDELFGRGDLSRVSVSDHVTSNSLNGSSSFLFDSLYDSSLLAALSPEEESNQSEKEEVQGEGPAATEAASRHKLPSTQEKRRSGLLTNQEAEEQEAIQWGESSFNLSEWGDSLLVGEHFLERRSLLRHTERTQQENNPNRGQTEHPEPTDQQIPEPQHGQDTAQTRPTEAQPHHGQTDPLKPDQCTFQTDRPQPQHNPSQTNEQHNTEDPSPSGPTLSREVGVEEEREKRRDEGRERERADREAGAPPDPSVFKHPALPSQPTDTCPQCSPGLQDIFDRWPSMSDQLSPHTLLVGSTRTHTDAQPASEGERAFSERQVVSGETRASSSHRDTRGRLEERPGSGDLIPPTPETNPVTPRVKRTTSSVQSPLTTRPLNQSTPTTARPDQPGVPECPQSRPRPRIDPISSKRHRPLPVEAVSDTEQQESTSHTPNPDTHFGTETKAPGERTHSTLDPTSVPHPKTQPRPRMDPRPPPAPAQTPAPAPSLPPPAEAPSPLDSSLTDEGFTLQLSQDAPLTPGSPGAFSIVDVASDRRLFSTFLSEWRTKGRYSLALACERREHTQPPKHRGVSCLQPISEPDGFSVRGGEGLLLTGLSVCWGGRDAYYISLQQKQSTDISSSLAPPPLDADLPVVERLEQVKACLNRSLVKGAGGVVITYDIIEAYKTLVLSCGIGLDGSCEDPKVACWLLDPGSEERTLASVVTCFCPQELDLLEGLGEGRHAHTHSPRLRAATESVLVHAAMDQLNTLLEKDGLLDVFRRVEMRSQVCLALLELNGVGFSVEECKRQKHVMQAKLSALEAQAYSLAGHSFSLTSIDDIAQPAMQQHAAGN, from the exons ATGAGCTCCTCTGGTCCACCGAAAAGGAAATGCTATATGGGACAGCATCAGGTCATCAAGAAAAAAAG TATTGTGGTACCTGTGGAGCCACTGACACCAAGACGATCCAGACGCCTACTGGAGACACATGCACTGGGAGATAAATTACATGGagccaaacacaaaacacacggcATG GCTGTCGGGCAGTCGTTTGCAGTGGGTGAGTCGTCACTGGCTCTGGATGAGGAAATGCTTCAGGTGTTGGATGCCTTAGAACCCTCTGTAGAGAGAGGTGAACAGGGAAGACCAGCCCCACCAGTGGTAAGCTTTCATCCACCTCCGCTACCAGAGAATAAGGAGATTAACCAGAGGATGGGACTTGGAGACCAAGCACCTCTTCAGCCCactggaccaggaccagggtctCACAGACCCCACAGCCCAGCAGCACTcccaggggctggggagagtgtgtgtgagggacttggggggaggtggagagcagACTGTAAAGGCCTGGCCCAGCGACTTCTCTTCAGTGAGGACACCGAAGAGTCAGACCAATCAGAGAAGGGCTGTCTCAAGCCAATGACAACTAACTGCAAGGATGGCTTGCCCCTTCCTACCAAAAAGAACAATCAGAAATCCAGCCGTTCCAAAGG GGTTAAGCACAGGTCCAGGAGTTCCCCTCTGAGCACGGAGAAAGGAGACGGGCCAAGTGTACATGCCGACTCCCCATTGGACAACTCTGGTAACTACATCCTGTTCAGCCCCACCCACCTGGCCGCGGCGAGGGAGAGGGCAGAACTGCAGCGCTCGCTGAGGAACCAGTCCGTCTCCGTGCTTACGCCCCCTACAGGCCTGGAGGCCAACTCCCTCAACGACACAGTGCCCCAGCCAG gtcaGAATGCGGCTATATGCGCCCCAGGGGAGCAGGCTGACAGGCTGCAGCTGTCCAGCTGGGGTCTACCCCGGCCTGTCCTGGAGCGCTACCACAGACACAGGCTCACCCACATGTTTGACTGGCAGGCTCAGTGCCTCATGGTGGGACAGGTGCTGCAGGGACGCAACCTGGTGTACTCTG CTCCCACCAGTGCTGGGAAGACCCTGGTGGCGGAGCTGCTGATGTTGAAGCGTGTGCTGGAGACCAGGAGGAAGGCCCTCTTCATCCTGCCCTTTGTCTCCGTGGCCAAGGAGAAGATGCACTACCTGCAG agtgtgtttgaggaggCAGGGGTGCGCGTGGAGGGGTACATGGGGAGCACCTCTGCTGCGGGCGGCTTCACGTCACTGGATGTGGCCGTGTGCACCATAGAGAAGGCCAACTCTCTCGTCAACAGACTCATAGAGGAAGACAGCCTGGATCTACTGG GTATGGTGGTGGTGGATGAGCTCCACATGGTTGGAGACTCTGGGAGAGGATACCTCCTGGAATTGCTGCTCACCAAGATCCGCTACATCGCCCAGAAGCAAAACGcatcggg GTCTCTGTCTGAGGGGATCCAGATTGTGGGTATGAGTGCAACCCTGCCTAACCTGGAgctcctggctggctggctggacgcGGAGCTCTACCAGACAGACTACAGGCCCGTGCCCCTGCAGGAGTGGCTCAAGGTGGGCAGCAACATCTACGACAGCAGCCTCTCTCTGGTCCGCTCGTTCGCACCCGCGCTGGCGGTCAAG gGGGATGATGACCACATAGTGAGTCTGTGCTATGAGACTGTTAGAGAGGGGCACTCCGTCCTGCTGTTCTGCCCTTCCAAGATCTGGTGTGAGAAGCTGTCGGACGGCATCGCCAGAGAGTTCTACAACCTGAAACGCACAG aggggcagggagatggTGACCTCCAGGCCGTGTGTCTGGACCAGGGAGGACTGGCGGATGTGTTAGCCCAGCTGAGGCGCACCCCGGCTGGGCTAGACCCCATGCTGCAGCGCACTGTTCCCTGGGGGGTGGCCTTCCACCATGCCG GCTTGACGTTCGACGAGCGAGACGTGTTGGAGGGGGCGTTCCGCCAGGGACTGGTCAGGGTGCTGGCCGccacctctaccctctcctcggGGGTCAACCTCCCGGCCCGCAGGGTCATCATACGAACGCCCACCTTCAACGGACGCCTGCTGGACCCGCTCACCTACAAGCAGATGGCCGGCCGGGcggggagaaagggagtggaCACCATgg GGGAGAGCGTGCTGGTGTGTAAGGAGGCGGAGCGTCAGAAGGGTGTCAGCCTCCTCCAGGGCTCCCTTCAGCCAATCAGCAGCTGTCtggtgaagagggagggggagggcgtgACCACCAGCATGCTCCGAGCCATCctggag ATTATTGTCGGAGGCGTGGCCAGCACTCCACAGGATGTGAGGTTGTATGCTTCCTGTACTCTGCTAGCTGCTAGCCTGCAGCCTGGCCAGAGACCAGAAGGGGGCGCCGTGGGGAGGAAGGCCAAGAAGGGAGGCCGGGGACGGGGGCCGGAGGCTAACGAGGGGGCGATCGAGGCCTGCGTGGACTGGCTGATGGAGAACGAGTTCATCAACATCCAAAAAgaaggagaag AGGAGCGGTACTGCCCCACCCTCCTGGGCGcggccaccctctcctcctccctctctccccccgagGCTCTTGGGATATTTGCCGACCTCCAGCGGGCCATGAAGGGCTTTGTACTGGAGAACGACCTTCATATCCTCTACCAG ATCACTCCAGTGTACGCTGAGTGGACCACCATCGACTGGTACCAGTTCTTCTGCCTGTGGGAGCAGCTGCCCTCGTCCATGAAGCGCGTGGCCGAGCTGGTCGGCGTCCAGGAGGGCTTCCTCGCTCGCTCCGTCAGCGGCAAGCTCGTCGCCAAGACGGAGAGGCAGCACAGGCAGATGGCTGTGCAcaaacg GTTCTTCACCACTCTGGTCCTACAGGACCTAGTCAATGAGGAACCGCTGGGTGCCGTGGCAACGAAATACAACTGCAACCGTGGGCAGCTGCAGTCCCTTCAGCAGTCAGCATCTACCTatgctg GCATGGTGACGGTGTTCTGTAAGCGCCTGGGCTGGCACaccctggagctgctgctgtcCCAGTACCAGACCCGGCTGAGCTTCGGGGTGCAGCGGGAGCTGGTGGACCTGGTCAGGGTGTCCCTGCTGAACGCGGCGCGGGCCCGCACGCTCTACGACCAGGGCCTCTGCACCGTGGCCCAGCTGGCCCGCGCCACGCTCACGGAGGTGGAGAAAGCTCTGAGGAAGGCCGTGCCCTTTAagag CTCGAAACGGGCCGTGGACGAGAGCGAGATGGAGGCGGCCGAGAGGCGGAGCCTTCGCTGCGTTTGGGTCAGCGGTGGGCGGGCCCTGACGGAGCGGGAAGCAGCCAATGAGATTGTGTCGGAGGCtaggctcctcctccagcaagaCCTGGCCGATTTAGGAGTGGAGTGGGACCCCGGGACCCTCCCCCCAGAGGCGGGCCTCGACAGCGATCCTGACGAAGACTCTCACAGCTCGCCCGAAACGCAACAAAACCACAGCAAACCTCAGAGGGAGGACgcgaagaaggaggagaagagagagggagacaggagggggagaggagaaatgagGAGGCGGGATGGAAAAACTGAGGtggaagtgggagagagggaaggagcgaACCGGCCAGAAAAGACAGAGGCAaacaggaaggggggagagacgaAAATGAacgaggggggaggagctggtggggAAAAGACGAAGGGAGAAGATGCAGGACGGAGGGACGGACAGAAGTTAAGGgctgaggaaagagaggaggatcaGGAACAGCCGAGAAGTACCACAGGAAGTTCAGGGCGAGAAATGGGGACGGAAAAAAAGGTAGGACCAACACAGAGACGTGTAGAAATGAAAGTGTCAGAGCAAGCGGAGGAGGTTGAAAGCGCCCTGTCCACCTCTGCGCTTCCGGAAGGACCCATCGCCATCCCCACCCGTCCTGAGAGGAGTCTCACACAGGAGTTAGCTGAGTTGGTCTTcagcccccttcccccaccccagccctctcccatgCCCCCTCCTCGCTTCAGAGCCCCCATCTCCCGCGTGGAGGAACCTCCAGCAGTAGGCTGCGTTTCCTCTGGGACACTAGAGAGGACAGGACCAGCTCAGACAGCTACATCACCCATGCAGACAGGGAAAGGGCACCAGTCTAGAGCTCTGAGGAAAGTGCTCCATTTCATCCATTCAGAGGCAGggcaagagaggggagagacggacCCCGTCCGAACCACATCTCCACTCCCTTTGATTCCCAAACACGCACCCCCAACCCCGGCCACGCACCTCCTTCCAGCTCCAGCTTCTCCCCCCTTACTCGACCCCGTCCTCCCTCAGAGGGCggcaccctccccggcctcgcccccccagcccctctcaccggctcagcctccagccccgcctctctccacTGTGGCCACGCGCAGGAGGCTCGAGGACGAGGGGACGGACGACTTCTCGTCCCCGGAGCTGTacgtcagagaggagaggaggagggaggaggaggagaaggaggaggcccaGGAAGGAGAGGGCTTCGGGGACAGCTTTGAGCTGGACACCCAGACAGAGCTAATGATCCAGCAGCAGGAGAATCCACAGAGAGAAGTGAAAGCGGGCGACGGAGGGAtagagcggagggagggagcgctGGGGAGcgcagcggaggaggagggagaggaagagaggcgtgTTTTAGAGAGGGAGACGCGTTGGCCTGCGTCGGGGAagacggggagaggaggaggttacGGCGACGAGAGTGCAGGTGAAAAGGAAGCCCTGCGTGGGTCTCCGAGCAACGGTGTCCACAGCGACCGTGACAGGGAGGTACTTGGTGGCTCCGTCACCATCGGCAACGGACAACCCAAACTTGGCATCTCTTTAACTGACAGTCAGATGGAAAACTTCCTCAACTACAGTCAAGAG GTCTTAGCAGATGGAGATGGTGGTGTTTATGAAGATGACAAAGAGGATGAACTTTTTGGTAGAGGTGATCTGTCTCGTGTCTCAGTGTCAGATCACGTCACGTCTAACAGTCTGAACGGCAGCAGTAGCTTCCTGTTTGACAGCCTATACGATAGCTCCCTTTTGGCTGCCCTGAGCCCGGAAGAGGAATCTAACcaatcagagaaggaggaagtgcaGGGGGAGGGACCAGCTGCCACAGAGGCCGCAAGCCGCCACAAGCTCCCCTCCACACAAGAGAAAAGACGAAGTGGGCTCCTGACAAATCAGGAGGCAGAAGAGCAGGAGGCTATCCAATGGGGAGAGTCGTCCTTCAACCTATCAGAGTGGGGCGACTCGTTGTTGGTGGGTGAACATTTCCTGGAAAGGCGGAGCCtcctgagacacacagagagaacccAGCAGGAAAATAATCCCAACCGTGGTCAAACAGAACATCCCGAACCAACGGACCAACAAATACCAGAACCACAACACGGTCAGGATACTGCTCAAACTCGCCCTACAGAAGCACAACCGCACCACGGTCAGACAGACCCACTCAAACCCGACCAGTGCACGTTTCAGACAGACCGACCACAACCGCAACACAACCCCAGTCAGACGAACGAACAACACAACACTGAAGACCCAAGCCCCAGCGGACCAACCTTGAGCCGAGAGGTTGGCgtcgaggaagagagggagaagaggagagacgaggggagagaacgggagagagcggacagagaggcaggggccCCGCCCGACCCATCGGTGTTTAAACACCCGGCACTGCCGAGTCAGCCGACTGACACCTGTCCTCAGTGCAGCCCCGGACTCCAGGACATCTTCGACCGTTGGCCGAGCATGTCCGACCAGctgtcaccacacaccctcctggtggggtcgacacgcacgcacacggacGCGCAGCCTGCTAGTGAGGGAGAGCGAGCGTTCTCAGAGAGGCAGGTTGTTAGTGGAGAGACCAGAGCGAGCAGCAGTCACAGAGATACAAGagggagactggaggagagacctGGTTCTGGTGACCTCATCCCCCCCACACCAGAAACTAACCCCGTCACCCCCAGAGTCAAACGAACCACCTCCTCGGTCCAGTCACCTCTTACCACACGGCCCCTCAACCAATCCACTCCCACTACCGCCCGCCCTGACCAACCAGGAGTCCCTGAATGTCCCCAGTCCCGCCCACGGCCCAGAATTGACCCGATCAGCAGTAAGCGACACAGACCTCTGCCAGTCGAGGCTGTATCAGACACTGAACAGCAAGAGTCTACCTCGCACACCCCAAACCCCGACACGCACTTTGGCACTGAGACAAAGGCCCCAGGAGAGCGTACACACTCAACGTTAGACCCCACATCTGTCCCCCATCCCAAAACCCAGCCACGCCCTCGCATGGACCCCAGACCTCCCCCGGCTCCGGCCCAAaccccagcccccgccccctcacTTCCGCCCCCAGCCGAGGCTCCTTCCCCCCTGGACTCGTCTCTCACCGACGAGGGCTTCACCCTCCAGCTGTCCCAGGATGCCCCTCTCACCCCCGGCAGCCCCGGGGCCTTCTCCATCGTGGACGTGGCGAGCGACAGGCGCCTGTTTAGCACCTTCCTGAGCGAGTGGAGGACGAAGGGCAGGTACTCCCTCGCTCTGGCCTGCGagaggagggaacacacacagccgCCCAAacacagaggag TCTCGTGTCTTCAGCCCATCTCAGAGCCAGACGGGTTCTCCGtgagggggggcgaggggctGCTGCTgaccggcctgtctgtctgctggggggGGCGCGACGCCTACTACATATCACTGCAACAGAAGCagagcacag ATATCAGTTCAAGTCTGGCCCCGCCTCCACTGGATGCTGATTTGCCGGTGGTTGAGAGGCTGGAGCAGGTAAAGGCCTGCCTAAACCGGTCATTGGTTAAAGGTGCAGGAGGCGTGGTTATCACTTACGACATCATCGAGGCGTACAAGACCTTGGTGCTTAGCTGTGGCATCGGTCTAGACGGCAGTTGTGAAGACCCCAag GTGGCGTGTTGGCTGTTGGACCCTGGCAGTGAGGAGAGGACCCTGGCCAGCGTGGTGACCTGCTTCTGCCCCCAAGAGCTGGATCTGCTggagggcctgggggaggggagacacgcacacactcactccccacGCCTGAGGGCCGCCACGGAGAGCGTGTTGGTGCATGCTGCCATGGACCAGCTGAACACGCTGCTGGAGAAAGATGGACTGCTAg acGTGTTCCGCCGTGTGGAGATGCGTTCGCAGGTGTGTCTGGCTCTGCTGGAGCTGAACGGGGTGGGCTTCAGCGTGGAGGAGTGCAAGAGACAGAAGCACGTGATGCAGGCCAAGCTCTCTGCCCTGGAGGCCCAGGCCTACAGCCTGGCCGGCCACAGCTTCTCCCTGACCAGCATCGATGACATAGCCCAG ccagccatgCAACAACATGCAGCTGGGAACTGA